From Parabacteroides pacaensis, a single genomic window includes:
- a CDS encoding RagB/SusD family nutrient uptake outer membrane protein, with product MKKILTLCISWLCLISCSDSFLDLAPQHYLNESTFFKTEEHFTQATNGVYERLRGITNVPAALMGEMRSDNTHYIRYEADRAQRQYEEIADFINDEQNIMTDDMYYNCFSGISRANTILERITDKPFTDEFKNSVIGQAKFLRALFYFYLVRYFGEVPLYLKEVKGPDGAFLPRSSVDDVYEVILSDLNDAIAKLPVVKFPQNGTATQGAARMLLADVLMTKPVRDYAGAETQLKEILKMGYELLPDYADVFDISKKNNKESVFEVQYQEGDQGQESNWLYYFIPRTSDAEVITGVPNTNTIADAGWNVPTQEMVNSYEKGDLRLNPSIAIIAGHNNEYGQFMCEKVLTVDSPEIENYPIFYYFVNKYRHPHSKIRNTDDNWPIYRYSNVLLSLAECLVEQGRPGEAIPYVNLVRNRAGLASLSVINAEVIANERRHELAFENHRWFDLIRTGKAIEVMSAHGKRMKALYPYLQERTYQIDKDKLLFPIPYHELQINSLLKQNPGYK from the coding sequence ATGAAAAAGATACTTACCTTATGTATTAGTTGGCTGTGTCTGATATCATGTTCAGACAGTTTTCTTGATTTGGCACCTCAACACTATTTGAACGAATCTACTTTTTTTAAAACAGAAGAACATTTTACACAGGCTACTAACGGAGTATACGAAAGACTCCGCGGGATTACCAATGTTCCGGCAGCTCTTATGGGCGAAATGCGTTCTGATAATACTCATTATATACGTTATGAAGCAGATCGGGCACAACGACAGTATGAAGAGATTGCCGATTTTATTAATGACGAGCAGAATATTATGACGGATGATATGTATTATAATTGTTTTTCCGGCATATCCCGGGCAAATACTATTTTGGAACGTATTACAGATAAACCTTTTACGGATGAATTCAAAAATAGTGTAATAGGCCAGGCAAAGTTTTTACGGGCTTTATTCTATTTCTATTTAGTCAGGTATTTCGGAGAAGTACCTCTATATTTAAAAGAAGTAAAAGGTCCCGACGGTGCATTTTTACCTAGGTCGTCAGTAGATGATGTATACGAGGTTATTTTGAGTGACTTAAATGATGCTATAGCAAAATTACCCGTAGTGAAATTTCCACAAAACGGGACAGCTACGCAAGGGGCTGCAAGAATGTTGCTAGCGGATGTATTGATGACGAAACCCGTAAGAGATTATGCAGGTGCAGAAACCCAATTAAAAGAGATATTAAAAATGGGGTATGAATTATTACCTGATTATGCGGATGTTTTTGATATCTCTAAAAAAAATAATAAGGAATCTGTATTTGAAGTACAATATCAGGAAGGAGATCAAGGGCAAGAAAGTAACTGGTTGTATTATTTTATCCCCAGGACAAGCGATGCGGAAGTAATAACGGGTGTTCCTAATACTAACACCATAGCAGATGCCGGTTGGAATGTCCCTACGCAAGAAATGGTTAATTCTTATGAAAAAGGTGATCTTAGGTTGAATCCATCTATTGCGATTATCGCCGGACATAATAATGAATACGGACAATTTATGTGTGAAAAGGTTTTAACCGTAGATAGTCCTGAAATTGAAAATTATCCTATATTTTATTATTTTGTAAATAAGTATCGCCATCCACATTCAAAAATACGAAATACAGACGATAATTGGCCTATCTATCGATATTCGAATGTATTGCTCTCTTTAGCTGAATGTCTGGTAGAACAGGGTCGGCCCGGCGAAGCAATTCCCTATGTAAATTTAGTCCGTAACCGGGCTGGCTTAGCATCTCTTTCTGTTATAAATGCAGAAGTAATTGCTAATGAACGCAGGCATGAATTGGCTTTTGAAAATCATCGTTGGTTTGATTTAATACGTACAGGTAAAGCTATAGAAGTCATGTCTGCACACGGGAAACGTATGAAAGCTTTATATCCTTATTTACAGGAACGTACTTATCAAATAGATAAGGATAAACTATTATTTCCTATTCCTTATCACGAATTGCAAATAAACTCTTTATTGAAACAAAATCCGGGATATAAATAA
- a CDS encoding FecR family protein, translating to MEPEKTPIETLIANYLSGRSTPREREELITWIRADSSHRAYYMQLKNLWEISHPAFSPSEIDLNKAHRTVMQKIFPLQPHRKSIYRYWQQIAAILFFPLLIFTVSFYTYRPLSAEKVLDQEVISPYGVRSLITLPDSSKVWLNAGSKLKYPQRFISKTREVYLQGEAYFEVKSDKSNPFVVHSGKVRVKATGTAFNVEAYITDSITAVTMEKGTIEINIGSSKPMSLMPGERLNFNHNTSKYLIQKTDPYKWCAWKDGNLVFRDDPLEYVFKRIGQMFNVSIQVKDPEIAKHPYRATFEGESLDEILRLLKMTAPIYYKNLERTQTIDHRYIKPVIEVYKAR from the coding sequence ATGGAGCCAGAAAAAACACCTATAGAAACTCTGATCGCTAATTATTTATCAGGAAGATCTACCCCGCGAGAAAGAGAGGAACTTATTACTTGGATTCGAGCCGATTCATCTCATCGGGCCTATTATATGCAACTAAAAAATCTTTGGGAAATATCTCATCCGGCTTTTTCGCCTAGTGAAATAGACCTGAATAAAGCTCACCGAACAGTGATGCAAAAAATATTCCCCCTACAGCCACATCGAAAATCTATCTACCGTTATTGGCAACAAATAGCAGCCATATTATTTTTTCCTTTGCTGATATTTACTGTTAGTTTTTATACGTATCGGCCTTTATCAGCGGAAAAGGTACTTGACCAGGAAGTCATATCTCCTTATGGAGTGCGTTCGTTGATAACATTGCCAGACAGTTCCAAGGTATGGTTGAATGCGGGAAGCAAATTAAAATATCCACAACGTTTTATTTCGAAAACCAGAGAGGTTTATTTACAAGGTGAAGCTTATTTTGAAGTGAAATCAGATAAAAGCAATCCATTTGTTGTACATTCCGGCAAAGTAAGGGTAAAAGCGACAGGTACGGCATTTAATGTAGAAGCATATATAACAGACAGTATAACAGCAGTTACTATGGAAAAAGGCACAATAGAAATAAATATCGGGTCATCTAAGCCTATGTCCTTGATGCCGGGAGAACGGTTAAATTTCAACCATAATACATCCAAATATTTAATACAAAAGACAGACCCTTATAAATGGTGTGCATGGAAAGATGGTAATTTGGTTTTCCGGGATGATCCGCTGGAATATGTTTTTAAACGTATCGGTCAAATGTTTAACGTTAGCATTCAAGTGAAAGATCCGGAAATAGCCAAACATCCTTACCGCGCTACATTTGAGGGAGAATCGTTAGATGAAATACTTCGTTTGCTTAAAATGACAGCACCTATTTATTATAAGAATTTGGAACGCACCCAAACAATCGATCATCGTTATATAAAACCAGTAATAGAAGTTTACAAAGCCCGTTAA
- a CDS encoding RNA polymerase sigma-70 factor yields MKSLTPLQEKYFLTGLKQSNKDAFSLLFTTYYTDLVLFGGNFVQNKTIAEDIVQNVFLKLWNDRSNLEIETSFKSYLLKAVRNSCLDELRHQEIVRDYHCHAAHSAILDDYDTENYILYSDLYTRLEEALKKLPPKIREAFEMNRFEGLKYQEIAQRLEVSQRTVEVRIGKALELLRIYLKEFFILVLYFLFY; encoded by the coding sequence ATGAAAAGCCTAACCCCGCTACAAGAAAAATATTTTCTCACCGGATTGAAACAAAGTAACAAGGATGCTTTTTCCTTGCTATTTACCACTTATTATACCGATCTTGTTTTATTCGGTGGTAATTTCGTGCAAAATAAAACGATAGCTGAAGATATTGTACAAAATGTTTTTCTGAAACTTTGGAACGACCGGAGTAACTTAGAGATAGAAACTTCCTTTAAATCTTATCTTCTCAAAGCTGTTCGCAATAGTTGTCTTGACGAACTCCGCCATCAGGAAATTGTAAGAGATTACCACTGCCATGCAGCACATTCTGCAATTTTAGACGATTATGATACGGAGAATTACATTCTTTATTCCGATCTTTACACCCGCTTGGAAGAGGCTTTGAAAAAGCTTCCCCCTAAAATACGAGAAGCTTTTGAAATGAACCGGTTCGAAGGATTAAAATACCAAGAAATAGCCCAACGGCTAGAGGTTTCCCAACGTACTGTGGAGGTACGTATCGGGAAAGCGTTAGAGTTGTTGAGAATCTATTTGAAGGAGTTTTTTATCTTAGTCTTATACTTTTTATTTTATTAA
- a CDS encoding TonB-dependent receptor, with protein MKAYKTLWVGILSFLALAVSAQQKNVTVQGSIIEKNTDEPLEQATIRLLNVKDSTLVKGNASGKNGAFSIPNVKPGSYLLSVSFIGFDPLYQPLQITGNVNPVNVGKLYLSDEGVMLGEAVVTGKAPEMVVRNDTLEYNADSYKVAEGSVLEDLLKKMPGVEIDSQGKITVNGKEVKKVLIDGKEFFSDDPKVASKNLPTKMIDKVQVLDRLSDMAQMTGFNDGDEETVINLTVKPGMKQGWFGNAYAGYGSKDRYEANAMVNRFLNNDQLTLMGGANNTNNMGFTDLGSTMFQGMSGMRRGGRGGGGSGAGNGITQSGNGGLNFSKEFNTEMTVGGNARYAHSDNNAWSKSSTQNILPNDQSSYSNELNYSTNKSDNVGANFRMEWKPDTLTRIIFTPNFSYNQNHNSEISDFNTLDNAMDTVNIGKSEYFARGEGYNVSGTLDFSRKLNSNGRVFSVSISGGYNDSYNKGTNYSQTQYYQLEGANRDELIDQQFRYDNNGYNYRAFLSWVEPLGHNNFLQATYSLSQQQQESLKKTFIQDENGDYTVLDVDYSQSYTNTFVNQRASLAFKSQRQKFNYTLGFNVDPSYSKSRSFVGDSTLNEMKRHVVNLSPTAQFNYIFDKRTNLRIDYDGRTSQPSMTQLQPVPDLSDPMNTIIGNPDLKPKYTNNLRLRFQKFSPERQQAFMVFANGSYTLNDIVSQTNYDPSSGKKETTYKNINGNWDANLRGIFNTPLRNRHFTINSMTMFSYSNTNGYVDADKNTNKNLVASERLGIDFRSDYLDLGVNGSIRYNGVNNSLQGQQDRNTFNYVGGGNTTIYLPWNFRIESDINYSTNSGYAAGYEQNEVLWNAAISKQFLKNNQGTLRFKIYDILQQRSNISRNVTANYIQDVEYNTLGSYFMFHFIYRFSIFKGTNQAPEMDRPRGPRGGGFDGPRGGGGPGGPPRF; from the coding sequence ATGAAAGCGTACAAAACCCTTTGGGTAGGAATTTTATCTTTTCTTGCGTTGGCAGTGAGTGCACAGCAAAAGAATGTAACGGTTCAGGGGAGTATTATAGAGAAGAATACCGACGAGCCATTAGAACAAGCCACTATCCGCCTGTTAAATGTAAAGGATAGTACCCTAGTAAAAGGAAATGCCAGTGGAAAAAACGGAGCTTTTTCTATTCCTAACGTAAAACCCGGTAGTTATTTGTTAAGTGTATCCTTTATCGGATTCGACCCCTTGTACCAACCCTTGCAAATCACGGGAAATGTGAATCCTGTGAATGTGGGCAAATTGTATTTGTCGGATGAAGGGGTGATGTTGGGGGAAGCAGTAGTAACCGGAAAAGCTCCGGAAATGGTAGTACGTAACGATACATTAGAGTATAATGCCGATTCTTATAAGGTGGCGGAAGGATCTGTCTTGGAAGATTTATTGAAGAAAATGCCAGGCGTAGAGATTGACAGCCAAGGTAAAATCACCGTAAACGGAAAAGAAGTTAAGAAGGTGTTGATAGACGGGAAAGAATTTTTCTCCGACGACCCGAAGGTGGCATCCAAGAATCTCCCTACTAAAATGATTGATAAAGTTCAGGTATTGGACCGCCTTTCCGATATGGCACAAATGACCGGATTTAATGATGGGGATGAAGAAACGGTAATCAACCTGACGGTAAAGCCGGGAATGAAACAAGGCTGGTTCGGAAATGCTTATGCAGGTTACGGAAGCAAAGACCGGTATGAAGCCAATGCAATGGTAAATCGTTTCTTGAATAATGACCAACTTACATTGATGGGGGGAGCTAATAATACCAATAATATGGGTTTTACCGATTTAGGATCTACTATGTTTCAAGGCATGTCCGGAATGAGACGGGGCGGCCGGGGAGGCGGTGGTTCCGGGGCAGGTAACGGAATTACCCAATCGGGCAACGGAGGACTTAATTTCAGTAAGGAATTCAATACGGAAATGACTGTAGGGGGAAATGCCCGTTATGCTCATTCCGATAATAATGCCTGGAGCAAAAGCAGTACCCAGAATATTTTGCCGAACGACCAGTCTTCTTATTCGAACGAATTGAATTATAGCACGAATAAAAGTGATAACGTGGGTGCCAACTTCCGGATGGAATGGAAACCGGATACATTGACCCGCATCATTTTTACTCCGAATTTCAGTTACAATCAAAATCATAATTCCGAAATAAGTGATTTCAATACATTAGACAATGCGATGGATACCGTAAACATAGGTAAATCAGAGTATTTTGCCAGAGGGGAAGGCTATAATGTATCGGGAACATTAGATTTCAGCCGGAAACTAAATAGCAATGGGCGTGTATTCAGTGTCTCAATCAGTGGGGGGTATAATGATTCTTACAACAAAGGAACCAACTATTCCCAGACTCAGTATTACCAACTGGAAGGTGCCAATAGGGATGAACTTATCGATCAGCAATTTCGCTACGATAATAACGGATATAACTACCGGGCTTTTCTTTCTTGGGTAGAGCCTTTGGGACATAATAACTTTCTACAGGCTACCTATAGCTTAAGCCAGCAACAACAAGAATCGCTTAAAAAGACCTTCATTCAAGATGAAAATGGAGATTATACTGTATTAGATGTCGATTACAGCCAGAGTTACACCAATACGTTCGTCAATCAACGGGCTAGCCTGGCTTTTAAATCACAACGTCAAAAGTTTAATTATACGTTGGGTTTTAATGTGGATCCTTCTTATTCCAAAAGCCGTTCGTTTGTAGGAGACAGTACCTTGAACGAAATGAAACGTCATGTAGTAAACTTGTCTCCTACCGCTCAATTTAATTACATTTTTGATAAACGTACCAACTTACGGATCGATTATGACGGACGTACCAGCCAACCTAGTATGACACAGTTACAGCCTGTTCCCGACCTTTCTGACCCGATGAATACCATTATCGGTAATCCGGACTTAAAACCCAAATACACCAATAATTTACGTCTTCGTTTCCAGAAATTCTCTCCGGAAAGACAACAGGCATTTATGGTGTTTGCAAATGGCAGTTATACTTTAAATGATATTGTGAGCCAGACAAATTACGATCCATCTTCAGGTAAAAAAGAAACCACTTATAAAAATATCAATGGAAATTGGGATGCCAATCTACGTGGCATATTTAATACTCCGCTCAGAAACAGGCATTTCACTATAAATTCCATGACAATGTTCTCTTATAGCAACACAAACGGATATGTGGATGCAGATAAGAATACCAATAAGAATCTCGTAGCATCCGAACGGCTCGGCATCGATTTCCGTTCAGACTATCTTGATCTGGGAGTAAATGGTTCTATTCGATACAATGGTGTAAATAATTCCCTACAAGGTCAGCAAGACCGGAATACTTTTAACTATGTAGGAGGAGGGAATACTACTATTTATTTACCTTGGAATTTCCGGATAGAAAGTGATATCAATTATTCTACCAATTCCGGATATGCAGCCGGATACGAACAAAATGAAGTACTTTGGAATGCTGCTATTTCCAAACAATTCCTAAAGAATAATCAAGGGACGCTTCGTTTTAAAATATACGATATTCTTCAGCAACGCAGCAACATTTCCCGTAACGTAACGGCAAATTATATCCAAGATGTGGAATATAATACGTTAGGCAGTTATTTTATGTTCCACTTTATTTATCGGTTCAGTATTTTCAAAGGGACAAATCAAGCTCCGGAAATGGATAGACCCAGAGGGCCACGTGGAGGCGGATTTGACGGACCTAGAGGAGGCGGGGGGCCCGGTGGCCCTCCCAGGTTCTAA
- a CDS encoding TonB-dependent receptor, whose protein sequence is MRISLLLLICCVTDLYSSAAYSQKATLSFNLKNVAVEEVLNQIESQTDFRFLYNKKLVDVTRKVNIHIINENISTILNEVFKDSGITYSINERQIVLSRKADTAPAGKKITGIVIEGTGEPVIGANVVVKGTMNGTITGMNGEFYLNDVEKGATLVISYIGYTTKEISIGNQTNFTIKLQEDTQALDEIVVVSYGTQKKRNVTGAISKVDGASLNNLPVGQLGQKLQGQVAGVQINQTSGMPGQGIAFRIRGAASINGGNEPLFVVDGLPISTGLNSINPDEIESFSVLKDAAATSLYGSRAANGVILITTKHGKSGKTEVNLNASYGIQTLAGLKEPDVMNARQFAQFQKEFYEDKAKYEGYTGGVPVEYQHPEQYGEGTNWYKILTHSAPVQNYSLSITASKDKFNSAIVLGYFRQEGVLYNTNFERFSLRANNDYQVNDRLKLGLNIAPSLQLAKNQIIDGQRNLLSAATLASPLLSPYDENGDLVLALNAPNMFPQPNWLRVLHEKVDQRKTITMLSNVFAEVDIWKGIKYKFQAGIDIGSNNLRDFTPSTAGGAFNIAPPQKATGNFNTGFYYNWTVENMLMYNRTFGAHSIDALIGYSAQKYTWEGSDLSGTDFPDDDISWIDAAATKNGTSSMQQWAMASFIGRVNYSFKDRYLLQLTFRRDGCSRFGQGSKYANFPSVSAGWIASDEAFMAPLTQVMNYFKIRASYGLTGNYNIPNYRHLASVSKANYVLGGSLAPGKAITELGNNELTWEETKQLDLGIDLGFLNDRIFLMYDYYYKRTDGMLYQTDIPMASGFGQIYSNMGDFKIWGHEITLTSRNLVNELKWTTHLNVSFNRNKILKLGTENAPIGGYETYGDFNRLEVGHPIGSLFGYVFDGVYMTQQELDSQPKHATSEIGTARMKDISGDKKIDADDRTIIGDPTPDAIFGLTNEFQYKNFDLSILLQGQIGGDIMNANYENTENLDGVFNVRKYVADRWRSPEQPGNGWVPRTKSGTTELFRFGHSGQVYDASYLSIKNITLGYTIPFKPNPYLSKLRVYLTAQQVAVFTKYPGLSPEISMNGMDWRGLGVDRTAYPVPRIFSIGCNITF, encoded by the coding sequence ATGAGAATAAGTCTATTATTGTTAATCTGTTGTGTTACGGACCTATATAGCTCCGCAGCATATTCTCAAAAGGCTACCTTATCATTTAATTTGAAAAATGTTGCTGTAGAAGAAGTTTTAAATCAAATTGAAAGTCAAACGGATTTTAGATTTCTCTATAATAAAAAGCTAGTAGATGTAACCCGTAAAGTAAACATCCATATTATAAATGAAAATATATCTACTATTTTAAATGAGGTGTTTAAAGACAGTGGCATTACCTATTCAATTAACGAAAGGCAGATTGTATTAAGCCGAAAAGCAGATACGGCACCAGCCGGAAAGAAAATAACCGGAATAGTAATAGAGGGTACGGGAGAACCCGTTATCGGTGCGAATGTGGTGGTAAAAGGCACTATGAATGGAACAATCACCGGAATGAATGGCGAATTTTACTTGAATGATGTAGAAAAAGGAGCTACTTTAGTTATATCTTATATAGGATACACCACTAAAGAAATCTCCATAGGTAATCAAACAAATTTTACGATTAAGTTACAAGAAGATACCCAGGCATTAGATGAGATAGTAGTAGTAAGCTATGGTACACAGAAGAAACGAAATGTGACCGGAGCTATTTCTAAAGTAGACGGTGCTTCTTTAAATAATTTACCGGTAGGGCAATTAGGACAAAAATTGCAAGGACAAGTTGCCGGAGTCCAGATTAACCAAACTTCCGGTATGCCCGGCCAGGGAATAGCATTCCGAATTCGCGGAGCAGCTTCCATCAACGGAGGAAATGAACCCTTGTTTGTTGTAGACGGATTGCCTATTTCTACCGGCTTGAATAGCATTAATCCGGATGAAATAGAATCTTTTTCCGTTTTAAAAGATGCGGCAGCAACTTCATTATATGGTTCAAGAGCGGCCAATGGAGTAATATTAATAACCACAAAACATGGCAAATCAGGAAAAACAGAGGTAAACCTGAATGCTTCGTATGGTATTCAGACTTTAGCAGGTCTAAAAGAACCTGACGTAATGAATGCCAGACAATTTGCTCAGTTTCAAAAAGAATTTTATGAAGATAAAGCCAAATATGAAGGATACACCGGAGGAGTACCTGTGGAATATCAACATCCGGAACAATATGGAGAAGGAACAAATTGGTATAAGATACTAACTCACTCAGCACCTGTACAAAATTATAGTTTAAGCATTACAGCGAGCAAAGACAAATTCAACTCTGCAATTGTTTTGGGTTATTTCCGTCAGGAAGGAGTATTGTACAATACAAATTTTGAACGTTTTTCTTTGCGCGCCAATAATGATTATCAGGTGAATGACCGATTAAAATTAGGTTTAAATATAGCTCCCTCCTTACAACTGGCTAAAAATCAAATAATCGATGGACAACGGAATTTGCTAAGTGCAGCTACTCTGGCTTCACCGCTTCTTAGTCCTTATGATGAAAATGGTGATCTTGTTTTAGCCTTAAATGCACCTAATATGTTTCCTCAACCTAATTGGTTACGAGTATTGCATGAAAAAGTAGATCAACGTAAGACCATCACCATGCTGAGCAATGTTTTCGCGGAAGTGGATATTTGGAAAGGAATAAAATATAAATTCCAAGCGGGAATAGATATAGGAAGTAATAACCTCAGGGATTTTACTCCTTCTACTGCCGGAGGTGCATTTAATATAGCCCCGCCGCAAAAGGCCACCGGTAACTTCAATACAGGATTTTATTACAATTGGACAGTCGAAAATATGTTAATGTATAACCGTACTTTCGGTGCTCATTCCATCGATGCTTTAATTGGATATAGTGCACAGAAGTACACTTGGGAAGGATCTGATTTGTCGGGTACTGATTTTCCGGACGATGATATATCATGGATTGACGCTGCTGCAACTAAAAATGGAACCAGTTCTATGCAACAGTGGGCCATGGCATCTTTTATCGGTCGTGTTAATTATAGCTTTAAAGATCGTTATTTATTACAACTTACTTTCCGGCGTGACGGATGTTCCCGTTTCGGACAAGGTAGTAAATATGCTAACTTCCCTTCTGTTTCTGCCGGTTGGATTGCTTCAGACGAGGCATTTATGGCTCCTCTCACCCAGGTAATGAATTATTTTAAAATACGTGCTAGTTATGGATTAACCGGTAATTATAATATTCCGAATTACAGGCACCTGGCATCCGTTAGTAAAGCGAATTATGTATTAGGCGGATCTTTAGCGCCCGGTAAGGCAATTACTGAATTAGGTAACAATGAATTGACTTGGGAAGAAACAAAGCAATTAGATTTAGGAATTGATCTGGGATTTTTAAATGATCGTATCTTTCTAATGTATGATTATTATTATAAAAGAACAGATGGAATGTTGTATCAGACAGATATTCCCATGGCTTCCGGATTCGGGCAGATTTATTCAAATATGGGAGATTTTAAAATATGGGGACACGAAATTACGCTCACTTCCCGGAATCTGGTAAACGAACTGAAATGGACAACTCATTTGAACGTCTCTTTTAATCGCAACAAAATATTAAAGTTGGGTACTGAGAATGCTCCGATCGGAGGGTATGAAACTTATGGCGATTTTAACAGGCTTGAAGTAGGCCATCCTATCGGTTCGTTGTTCGGATATGTGTTTGATGGGGTATACATGACTCAACAAGAACTGGACTCCCAGCCTAAACACGCTACTTCCGAAATAGGTACAGCTCGAATGAAAGATATAAGCGGAGATAAAAAGATAGATGCGGATGATAGAACTATTATCGGAGATCCTACGCCTGATGCCATTTTTGGTCTGACCAATGAGTTTCAATATAAGAATTTTGACCTGAGCATATTATTGCAAGGACAAATAGGAGGAGATATTATGAATGCTAATTATGAAAATACGGAAAATCTGGATGGCGTATTTAATGTGCGTAAATATGTTGCCGACAGATGGCGTTCACCAGAGCAGCCGGGAAACGGATGGGTACCTCGAACAAAATCAGGTACTACGGAATTATTTCGTTTCGGACATAGCGGCCAAGTATACGATGCATCTTATTTGTCTATTAAAAATATTACTTTAGGATATACGATTCCGTTTAAACCTAATCCATATTTATCAAAACTCCGAGTATACCTTACAGCTCAGCAAGTAGCGGTATTTACTAAATATCCCGGCCTTAGCCCGGAAATAAGCATGAATGGAATGGATTGGAGAGGGCTGGGCGTAGATCGTACAGCATATCCTGTTCCCCGGATTTTCAGTATTGGATGTAATATTACTTTCTAA